From a region of the Gordonia sp. PP30 genome:
- a CDS encoding DUF4118 domain-containing protein — MDDDPVTRGQFEVFLGCAPGVGKTFEMLERAQTLRAEGVDVVVGIVESHGRPATAAMAEGLEAVPRRRMRYRGTVLEELDLDAVLARRPAVVLVDELAHTNAPGLRNGKRWQDIDVLLDAGIDVLSTVNIQHLESLNDVVAEITGAPQRETVPDVVVRRADQIELVDIEPAALRRRLAEGKVYGPVRAEGALANFFRQGNLTALRELALLWLADRVDEKLADYRAANAITDTWEARERVVVAVTGGPESSDLIRRARRIASRASAELLVVRVVRGDGLADPVVDPDALRRLSHDCGARFTTVVGDDVPVTLLDYARAVNATQLVLGTSRRSRWRRLLDEGVAAGVVRDSGRIDVHMVTHSESSRSPLDIRHTRLHRPLSWVFALVVPALVAAFLVPLDAHLGLSSKSSLFLVGVLAVALLGGIGPAALSAVVSGLLLNFLYTGPRYTLTVSSPDNLITIIVMIVVAIAVAGLVDSATVRRREAALAGRDAELLSMFSGAVLDGAGVTDLLGRVRDVYQQESVAAARAVAGELVVQASVGTAPPRSSDEATTVCEASGGTYALLLRGPETGPRERRVLGAVASQVAAALERDRLTAEAADADELARTDELRRALLTAVSHDLRTPLAAAKAAVSSLRSPDLTFGPDDTAELLATTEESVDQLTALVGNLLDSSRLAAGVVHPVLRRTYLPEVVHRVIAAADRADRIAQVRFGCAWARTDAGLLERVLANLVANALGHTAGPVELRTSTVAERDGGIRCRLAVIDHGPGMPAAGRVFQPFHQFGDQRSPGSGVGLGLAVAAGFVSAVGGTLEATGTPGGGTTMIVELPVGSDAPADAADEEAT, encoded by the coding sequence ATGGACGACGATCCGGTGACCCGGGGTCAGTTCGAGGTCTTCCTCGGCTGCGCCCCGGGCGTCGGTAAGACCTTCGAGATGCTCGAACGCGCGCAGACCCTGCGCGCCGAGGGCGTCGACGTCGTGGTCGGCATCGTCGAATCGCACGGCCGCCCGGCGACCGCCGCGATGGCCGAGGGCCTCGAGGCCGTGCCGCGGCGCCGCATGCGGTACCGCGGCACCGTCCTGGAGGAACTCGATCTCGACGCCGTCCTGGCCCGGCGGCCCGCCGTCGTCCTGGTCGACGAACTCGCGCACACGAATGCGCCGGGCCTGCGCAACGGCAAGCGGTGGCAGGACATCGACGTGCTTCTCGACGCCGGGATCGACGTCCTGTCGACGGTGAACATCCAGCATCTGGAAAGCCTCAACGATGTGGTCGCCGAGATCACCGGAGCGCCGCAGCGCGAGACCGTGCCGGACGTCGTGGTGCGGCGCGCCGACCAGATCGAGCTGGTCGACATCGAGCCGGCCGCCCTCCGCCGCAGGCTGGCCGAGGGGAAGGTGTACGGACCGGTCCGCGCGGAGGGCGCGCTCGCGAACTTCTTCCGGCAGGGCAATCTCACCGCCCTGCGTGAGCTGGCTCTGCTCTGGCTGGCCGACCGGGTCGACGAGAAGCTCGCCGACTACCGGGCGGCCAATGCCATCACCGACACGTGGGAGGCCCGCGAGCGTGTCGTGGTCGCGGTGACCGGCGGGCCGGAATCCTCGGACCTGATTCGCCGGGCCCGCCGCATCGCCTCGCGGGCCAGCGCGGAACTGCTGGTCGTGCGGGTGGTCCGCGGCGACGGCCTGGCCGACCCGGTCGTCGATCCCGATGCGCTGCGCCGCCTCTCGCACGACTGCGGCGCGAGGTTCACCACGGTCGTCGGAGACGACGTTCCGGTGACGCTGCTCGACTACGCGCGGGCGGTCAACGCCACCCAGCTGGTCCTCGGGACGTCCCGGCGCTCCCGCTGGCGACGGCTGCTCGACGAGGGTGTCGCCGCCGGGGTGGTGCGCGACAGCGGACGCATCGACGTTCACATGGTGACCCACTCCGAGTCGTCCAGGTCGCCCCTCGACATCCGGCACACGCGCCTGCATCGCCCGTTGAGCTGGGTGTTCGCCCTGGTCGTTCCGGCGCTGGTCGCCGCGTTTCTGGTGCCGCTGGATGCGCACCTCGGCTTGTCGAGCAAGTCGTCGCTGTTCCTCGTCGGTGTGCTGGCTGTCGCCCTGCTCGGCGGCATCGGCCCGGCCGCGTTGTCGGCCGTCGTCTCGGGTCTGCTCCTGAACTTCCTCTACACCGGGCCGCGGTACACGCTGACCGTGTCGAGCCCGGACAACCTGATCACCATCATCGTGATGATCGTCGTCGCGATCGCGGTCGCGGGCCTGGTCGATTCGGCGACGGTGCGGCGCCGGGAGGCCGCGCTGGCCGGCCGCGACGCCGAACTGCTGTCGATGTTCTCCGGGGCCGTGCTCGACGGTGCGGGCGTGACCGACCTGCTCGGCCGGGTCCGCGACGTCTATCAGCAGGAGTCGGTCGCCGCCGCACGGGCGGTCGCCGGTGAACTCGTGGTGCAGGCGTCCGTCGGGACGGCGCCACCGCGCTCGAGCGACGAGGCCACCACCGTCTGTGAGGCCTCCGGCGGGACCTACGCACTGTTGCTTCGCGGACCGGAGACGGGTCCGCGGGAACGCCGCGTGCTCGGCGCGGTCGCCAGCCAGGTGGCGGCGGCGCTGGAGCGCGACCGCCTTACCGCGGAGGCCGCCGACGCGGACGAGCTCGCCCGCACCGATGAACTGCGGCGGGCCCTGCTGACCGCCGTGAGTCACGACCTGCGCACCCCGCTCGCCGCGGCGAAAGCCGCGGTGAGCAGCCTGCGCAGCCCCGATCTCACGTTCGGTCCGGACGACACCGCGGAGTTGCTCGCGACGACCGAGGAGTCCGTCGACCAGCTCACCGCGCTCGTCGGCAATCTCCTGGACTCCTCTCGCCTCGCGGCCGGTGTCGTCCATCCGGTGCTGCGGCGGACCTACCTGCCGGAGGTCGTGCACCGGGTCATCGCGGCGGCGGACCGGGCCGACCGCATCGCGCAGGTGCGGTTCGGCTGCGCGTGGGCCCGCACCGACGCCGGACTCCTGGAACGGGTCCTCGCAAATCTCGTCGCGAACGCGCTGGGACACACCGCCGGCCCGGTCGAACTGCGCACGTCGACGGTGGCCGAGCGCGACGGCGGCATCCGCTGCCGGCTGGCGGTGATCGATCATGGCCCGGGAATGCCGGCCGCCGGCCGCGTCTTTCAGCCGTTCCACCAGTTCGGGGATCAGCGCTCCCCGGGCTCCGGGGTCGGGCTCGGACTGGCTGTCGCCGCAGGCTTCGTGTCCGCGGTCGGTGGCACCCTCGAAGCGACCGGGACACCGGGCGGCGGGACGACGATGATCGTCGAGCTGCCGGTCGGATCGGACGCACCGGCCGACGCGGCCGACGAGGAGGCGACGTGA
- a CDS encoding response regulator: MTSAPADVGRVLVVDDEPQLLRALRINLRARGFDVITADTGAGALKAAARSAPDAVVLDLGLPDMDGFEVLAGLRGWTAVPVIVLSARSDASDKVSALDAGADDYVTKPFGMEEFVARLRAAIRRGSAVVAAPTPSPVVEAGDVSIDLVAKRVTRGGAPVRLTPTEWGVLELLVRHSGRLVTQREILTAVWGPAYIEQTNYLRVYLAGLRRKLEEDPSRPRHLLTEPGMGYRFEP; this comes from the coding sequence GTGACATCCGCACCTGCCGACGTGGGGCGCGTCCTCGTCGTCGACGACGAACCACAGTTGCTGCGGGCGCTCCGGATCAATCTGCGTGCCCGTGGATTCGACGTGATCACCGCCGATACCGGAGCCGGTGCGCTGAAGGCGGCCGCGCGATCGGCGCCCGACGCGGTCGTCCTCGATCTCGGCCTTCCCGACATGGACGGATTCGAGGTCCTGGCCGGCCTCCGCGGCTGGACGGCGGTCCCGGTGATCGTGCTGTCGGCGCGCAGCGACGCGTCGGACAAGGTCTCGGCGCTCGACGCGGGCGCCGACGACTACGTGACCAAGCCGTTCGGGATGGAGGAGTTCGTCGCCCGGCTGCGGGCGGCGATCCGCCGGGGCAGCGCGGTGGTCGCCGCACCGACGCCGTCACCGGTCGTCGAGGCCGGCGACGTCTCGATCGACCTGGTGGCCAAGCGAGTCACCCGCGGCGGCGCGCCGGTCCGGTTGACCCCCACCGAATGGGGCGTCCTGGAACTGCTGGTCCGGCATTCCGGCCGGCTGGTGACCCAGCGCGAGATCCTGACCGCCGTGTGGGGTCCGGCGTACATCGAGCAGACGAACTACCTGCGCGTCTACCTCGCGGGGCTGCGGCGAAAACTCGAGGAGGACCCGTCCCGTCCCCGGCATCTGCTGACCGAACCGGGCATGGGCTACCGCTTCGAGCCGTGA
- a CDS encoding PPOX class F420-dependent oxidoreductase translates to MTDIEYDPRDLIAQTSIGILATLKRNGFPQLSPVTAVYHRDADTILISMTDGRAKARNLRREPKAAIEFTSPDGYTWATAEGPVELLGPATDPDAPEVDALVEYYRLGAGEHPDWAEFRQAMVDDRRVLAVIHVDRVYGEKLR, encoded by the coding sequence GTGACCGACATCGAGTACGACCCCCGTGACCTGATCGCCCAGACCTCCATCGGTATCCTCGCCACCCTCAAACGGAACGGATTCCCGCAGCTCTCGCCGGTGACCGCGGTCTACCACCGCGACGCGGACACCATTCTGATCTCGATGACCGACGGCCGGGCCAAGGCCCGGAATCTCCGCCGCGAACCGAAGGCGGCGATCGAGTTCACCAGCCCCGACGGCTACACCTGGGCGACCGCGGAGGGGCCCGTCGAACTGCTCGGACCGGCCACCGATCCGGACGCGCCCGAGGTCGACGCGCTCGTCGAGTACTACCGACTCGGAGCGGGGGAGCACCCGGACTGGGCCGAGTTCCGCCAGGCGATGGTCGACGACCGTCGCGTCCTCGCGGTGATCCACGTCGACCGCGTGTACGGCGAAAAGCTGCGCTGA
- a CDS encoding DNA-3-methyladenine glycosylase I has product MMDLYIAPDGDHRCGWAADGPGMLEYHDTEWGFPVADDRRLFEKVSLEGFQSGLSWRTILNKRPAFREAFAGFDPERVARFTDDDVTRLLGDAGIVRHRGKIEAVINNAGRAIDLAEEAGSLAAYFWRFELPAGEVATPQTMSTSPSSIAMAKDLKKRGWRFVGPTTAFAFMQAMGLVNDHAAGCQTRAAVTAARADFVRPG; this is encoded by the coding sequence ATCATGGACCTCTACATCGCACCGGACGGCGACCACCGATGCGGCTGGGCCGCCGACGGGCCGGGCATGCTCGAATACCACGACACCGAGTGGGGCTTTCCCGTCGCCGACGACCGCCGGCTGTTCGAGAAGGTCAGCCTCGAGGGCTTCCAGTCCGGGCTGAGCTGGCGCACCATCCTGAACAAACGGCCGGCGTTCCGGGAGGCCTTCGCCGGCTTCGATCCGGAGCGGGTCGCCCGGTTCACCGACGACGACGTCACGCGCCTCCTCGGCGACGCGGGCATCGTCCGGCACCGCGGGAAGATCGAGGCGGTGATCAACAACGCCGGGCGGGCCATCGACCTGGCCGAGGAGGCCGGCTCGCTGGCCGCGTACTTCTGGCGCTTCGAACTGCCCGCCGGTGAGGTCGCGACTCCGCAGACGATGAGCACTTCGCCGTCGTCGATCGCGATGGCCAAGGACCTGAAGAAGCGGGGCTGGCGCTTCGTGGGGCCGACCACGGCGTTCGCGTTCATGCAGGCGATGGGCCTGGTGAACGATCACGCCGCGGGCTGCCAGACACGAGCGGCGGTGACCGCCGCGCGCGCGGACTTCGTGCGGCCCGGGTAG
- a CDS encoding flotillin family protein — MSTILIAMIVAVVLLVLIVLLLLSRYRVPGAEEAFIVTGTGKGHQGKVYRGTGTFVLPVVQRATRVQLSSIKADLDTSTPANDGIELKVRGVAVVKVGDTPEAILKAGPRFGDDLNRVKALVTEQLSGELRSIVGTMTAKSILVDRQALVDQVAQSIKEILGNQGLLLDSFSINDVQDSDGQYFSDLAAKERSDQAAVAAQSRAEAHRVAEQSRIANEQAIIEQQRELDIQREAARQATDRAAAEADSVRPLVEAERRRIQVEKDNEVAEQQARLRDTQLDAEVRRPAEAELYAAQQRAAARKAEIVAEAEARAEGIRITGEAEADALEKRAEALGKLDSVGQLELVLGKLPEIVRAGAEPLADASITLIGDDVSPLTRSAGSGLASSLELIRGTTGLDVAGLLSKLGSENQRTESDS; from the coding sequence ATGTCCACGATCCTGATCGCCATGATCGTCGCGGTCGTTCTCCTGGTCCTCATCGTTCTGCTGCTGCTCTCCCGCTACCGGGTGCCGGGCGCCGAGGAGGCGTTCATCGTCACCGGTACCGGCAAGGGGCACCAGGGCAAGGTCTACCGCGGCACCGGCACGTTCGTGCTGCCGGTGGTGCAGCGCGCCACCCGCGTGCAGCTGTCGTCGATCAAGGCCGACCTGGACACCTCGACCCCGGCCAACGACGGCATCGAGCTCAAGGTGCGCGGCGTGGCCGTGGTGAAGGTCGGCGACACGCCGGAGGCCATCCTCAAGGCGGGCCCGCGTTTCGGCGACGACCTGAACCGCGTCAAGGCGCTGGTCACCGAGCAGCTGTCCGGTGAGCTGCGCTCGATCGTCGGCACCATGACCGCCAAGAGCATCCTGGTCGACCGCCAGGCGCTGGTGGACCAGGTGGCGCAGTCCATCAAGGAGATCCTGGGCAATCAGGGTCTGCTGCTCGACAGCTTCTCCATCAACGACGTTCAGGACTCCGACGGCCAGTACTTCAGCGACCTGGCGGCGAAGGAGCGCTCGGATCAGGCGGCGGTCGCCGCGCAGTCGCGGGCCGAGGCGCACCGGGTCGCCGAGCAGAGCCGTATCGCCAACGAGCAGGCCATCATCGAGCAGCAGCGGGAACTCGACATCCAGCGCGAGGCCGCGCGCCAGGCGACCGACCGCGCCGCCGCCGAGGCCGATTCGGTCCGCCCGCTGGTCGAGGCCGAGCGCCGCCGCATCCAGGTGGAGAAGGACAACGAGGTCGCCGAGCAGCAGGCCCGCCTGCGCGACACCCAGCTCGACGCCGAGGTGCGCCGCCCGGCTGAGGCCGAGCTGTACGCCGCGCAGCAGCGCGCCGCCGCCCGCAAGGCGGAGATCGTCGCCGAGGCCGAGGCCCGCGCCGAGGGCATCCGGATCACCGGTGAGGCCGAGGCCGACGCCCTGGAGAAGCGCGCCGAGGCCCTCGGCAAGCTCGACTCGGTCGGTCAGCTGGAACTGGTCCTCGGCAAGCTGCCGGAGATCGTCCGGGCCGGAGCCGAACCGCTCGCCGATGCGTCGATCACGCTGATCGGCGACGATGTCAGCCCGCTCACCCGCAGCGCGGGCTCGGGTCTGGCCAGCAGCCTGGAACTGATCCGGGGCACCACCGGTCTCGACGTCGCCGGGCTGCTCAGCAAGCTGGGCAGCGAGAACCAGCGCACCGAGTCCGACTCGTAG
- a CDS encoding TOBE domain-containing protein, translating into MRLSTRNQLTGTIVEVNLGAVMATVKVRLDGGDQIITSSITKDAAEDLGLAVGQPATVLIKSTEVTIGVE; encoded by the coding sequence ATGCGACTGTCCACCCGCAATCAGCTGACCGGCACCATCGTCGAGGTGAATCTCGGCGCGGTGATGGCGACCGTCAAGGTCCGCCTCGACGGCGGCGACCAGATCATCACCTCCTCGATCACCAAGGACGCCGCGGAGGACCTCGGCCTGGCCGTCGGCCAGCCGGCGACCGTGCTGATCAAGTCCACCGAAGTCACCATCGGCGTCGAGTGA
- a CDS encoding NADH:flavin oxidoreductase — MSLDDPLTFAHGPAWRDRLALAPLTNLQSGPDGVLSDDEYAWLVRRGEGGFGLVMTCAAYVRDDGHTFPGQLGAAGPQHLAGLTRLADGIRATGAVSSIQLQHGGRRADGALGPVVAPWDDPAKGATALTTGGVEQVVADFAAAAALAERAGFDGAEIHGAHGYLLAQFLDARNNQRTDRYGGSAENRRRVILEVIDAVRGATGPDFQLGLRLSPERYGIPLGDAVALARDVLGAARIDYLDLSLWDAFKAPAEPEYARTTLLSHFTRLPRGDVRLGAAGKILSAADAAAITARCADFALIGTAAIIHHDFAARALADPGFVSDPQPVSAQRLCDESVGPAFLEYLSTGWDDFVA, encoded by the coding sequence GTGAGCCTCGACGACCCGCTGACCTTCGCCCACGGACCGGCCTGGCGTGACCGCCTCGCCCTGGCACCGCTCACCAATCTGCAGAGCGGACCCGACGGGGTGCTGTCCGACGACGAGTACGCCTGGCTGGTGCGTCGCGGCGAGGGCGGCTTCGGCCTGGTGATGACCTGCGCGGCCTATGTCCGCGACGACGGCCACACCTTCCCCGGACAGCTCGGTGCCGCCGGCCCGCAGCATTTGGCGGGCCTGACCCGGCTCGCCGACGGCATCCGGGCGACCGGCGCGGTGTCGTCGATCCAGCTGCAGCACGGCGGCCGTCGCGCCGACGGTGCGCTCGGCCCGGTCGTCGCGCCGTGGGATGACCCCGCCAAGGGCGCCACCGCCTTGACCACCGGCGGAGTCGAGCAGGTGGTGGCCGACTTCGCCGCGGCCGCCGCCCTGGCCGAACGCGCCGGTTTCGACGGTGCCGAGATCCACGGTGCGCACGGCTACCTGCTCGCCCAGTTCCTGGACGCGCGCAACAACCAGCGCACCGATCGCTACGGCGGAAGCGCCGAGAACCGGCGCCGGGTGATTCTCGAGGTGATCGACGCCGTCCGCGGCGCCACCGGTCCCGACTTCCAGCTCGGTCTGCGGCTGTCGCCCGAGCGCTACGGGATTCCGCTCGGCGACGCCGTCGCGCTGGCCCGCGACGTGCTCGGCGCGGCCCGGATCGACTATCTGGACCTGTCGCTCTGGGACGCCTTCAAGGCGCCCGCCGAGCCCGAGTACGCCCGCACCACCCTGCTGTCGCATTTCACGCGGCTGCCGCGGGGCGACGTGCGGCTCGGCGCGGCGGGCAAGATCCTGTCCGCCGCCGACGCGGCCGCGATCACCGCGCGGTGCGCCGACTTCGCGCTGATCGGGACCGCGGCGATCATCCACCACGATTTCGCGGCCCGCGCACTCGCCGATCCGGGGTTCGTCTCCGA